In Candidatus Poribacteria bacterium, the following are encoded in one genomic region:
- a CDS encoding Gfo/Idh/MocA family oxidoreductase, translating to MRDEPLRSIHVGTGGRGTWPIDVVIADPNWEPVALVDVDEPVLEIAREKTGLEKSACFSSLEEAAKVVDADAALICTPTATHAPFARMGFDAGLHVLVEKGMTTDLTLAKQLVREGEGSGVRFCVAQNYRYQPLQQTIKGLLDEGTCGTPAIVDLIHHRYRPDPRTLNYLNAMIWDMSCHHFDNLNFWFGPVQTVIARTFNTPWSQYPYDSGVYAILEYENGMVCNYGITHCAQNSSYHLRMQMDRGTLRAYDVEGIEFQPTGDGEPETIEPLSLPRSEQLVLDALREYIRNAVEPGISGRNNLQILALCQATCDAASTGAAVKVADLLET from the coding sequence ATGAGAGATGAACCATTGAGGTCTATTCACGTCGGCACGGGCGGCAGAGGCACTTGGCCCATTGATGTTGTAATAGCTGACCCAAATTGGGAGCCTGTTGCCTTGGTAGATGTCGATGAGCCTGTCCTCGAAATCGCACGCGAGAAAACAGGACTAGAAAAATCCGCTTGCTTCTCAAGCCTTGAAGAAGCAGCTAAAGTGGTCGATGCCGATGCTGCATTGATTTGTACCCCAACAGCAACGCATGCTCCTTTCGCACGGATGGGGTTTGATGCCGGTTTACATGTCCTTGTTGAAAAAGGAATGACAACCGACCTCACTTTAGCGAAGCAATTGGTCAGGGAGGGGGAGGGGAGCGGCGTCAGATTCTGTGTGGCACAGAATTATCGCTATCAGCCGCTGCAACAGACAATAAAAGGACTCCTCGATGAGGGAACTTGCGGCACCCCCGCGATCGTTGACCTTATCCACCACCGCTATCGCCCGGATCCACGCACGCTTAACTATCTCAATGCAATGATTTGGGATATGAGTTGCCACCATTTTGATAACCTCAACTTCTGGTTTGGTCCCGTTCAAACCGTGATTGCGCGGACATTCAATACACCTTGGAGTCAATATCCTTACGATTCAGGAGTTTATGCGATTCTCGAATACGAAAACGGGATGGTATGCAATTATGGGATAACGCACTGTGCCCAAAACAGTTCATATCACCTACGCATGCAGATGGATAGGGGCACACTCCGAGCCTACGACGTAGAGGGAATCGAATTTCAACCGACGGGCGATGGTGAGCCTGAAACGATTGAACCGCTATCTTTGCCACGCAGCGAACAGCTTGTGCTGGATGCGTTAAGGGAGTATATCCGCAACGCGGTTGAACCGGGGATCTCAGGTAGGAATAACCTGCAAATACTCGCTCTCTGTCAGGCAACGTGCGACGCTGCAAGTACCGGTGCGGCTGTCAAGGTGGCGGATCTGCTTGAAACATAG
- a CDS encoding Na+:solute symporter produces MKLSPIDGAIIISYILFALGLGIYYSKRAGRDINEFFVSGRNLPWWLAGTSMVATTFAADTPLAVTGLVVKDGIAGNWLWWNMVLSGMLATFLFSRLWRRAEVITDVELTELRYAGRSASLLRGFRALYIGLPINCITMGWVILAMQKIIVLTFNLPDTGTSKVLVVLACMLIAGIYCALSGFWGVVITDLVQFGMAMIGSIALAVIAVVKIGGIGTLKTKLSEMHGADHSILHFFPDFGAGEMAILTFGVYLGVQWWAANGVDGGGYIAQRMFAAKDERNTLLATLWFNIAHYTLRPWPWILVALVSMVVYPNLSDPEAGYPKLMLEYLPTGLLGLMLTAFLAAFMSTIDTHLNWGASYLVNDFYKRFFKPEADDRHYVVASRISVVLIMLVAGVTSLFMNSIAGAWKFLIALNAGIGLVQILRWYWWRINAWSEIAAMVTSAVVSTIVFTLPQTKDNFAYQLLIIVPISTLTWLVTTLVTSPVSEERLIAFYQRIRPNGGWWGRIPSLANVQPIEESGMPALLNWVLGSAFVYCALFGFGKLLLGFYGAGVLFLLIALVTGGLVYRGLPAR; encoded by the coding sequence ATGAAACTTTCACCCATTGATGGTGCAATCATCATTAGTTATATACTTTTTGCACTTGGACTCGGTATCTACTATTCCAAACGTGCTGGGAGGGATATTAACGAATTTTTCGTTTCTGGTAGAAATTTACCGTGGTGGCTCGCAGGCACATCAATGGTCGCGACGACGTTTGCCGCGGATACACCGTTGGCGGTCACGGGACTCGTAGTCAAGGACGGAATTGCAGGGAATTGGCTCTGGTGGAACATGGTCTTGAGCGGAATGTTAGCAACATTCCTATTCTCCAGGCTCTGGCGGCGAGCGGAGGTTATCACCGACGTTGAATTGACAGAATTGCGTTATGCCGGCAGATCAGCCAGCTTATTGCGTGGCTTTCGTGCCCTATACATCGGATTGCCAATAAATTGCATCACGATGGGTTGGGTGATTTTGGCAATGCAGAAGATCATCGTGTTGACCTTTAATCTGCCCGACACCGGCACATCGAAGGTGCTTGTTGTCCTTGCGTGTATGTTAATTGCGGGCATCTATTGTGCGCTGTCCGGGTTTTGGGGGGTTGTCATAACGGACCTAGTCCAATTCGGTATGGCGATGATTGGATCGATTGCGTTAGCAGTTATCGCTGTTGTCAAGATTGGTGGTATAGGCACCCTGAAAACCAAGCTGTCGGAGATGCATGGGGCAGACCACTCGATCCTGCACTTCTTTCCAGATTTTGGTGCCGGCGAGATGGCGATATTGACCTTTGGCGTTTACCTCGGTGTTCAATGGTGGGCGGCAAACGGAGTAGATGGCGGTGGTTACATCGCCCAACGGATGTTTGCGGCGAAGGACGAACGGAATACATTGCTTGCCACACTATGGTTCAACATCGCACACTATACGTTACGTCCTTGGCCCTGGATTCTAGTCGCCCTTGTATCAATGGTTGTCTATCCAAACCTCAGCGACCCGGAAGCAGGTTATCCGAAGTTGATGCTCGAATACCTGCCCACAGGATTGCTTGGGCTTATGCTTACTGCATTTCTTGCAGCGTTTATGTCAACGATTGACACCCACCTGAATTGGGGAGCGTCCTATCTCGTCAACGATTTCTACAAACGCTTTTTCAAACCAGAGGCTGACGACCGGCACTACGTGGTTGCTTCTCGGATCTCGGTGGTGTTGATCATGCTCGTTGCAGGGGTGACCAGTTTATTCATGAACTCGATTGCAGGAGCGTGGAAATTCCTGATCGCTCTCAACGCAGGGATTGGACTCGTGCAGATCCTGCGGTGGTACTGGTGGCGGATTAATGCATGGTCCGAGATTGCTGCGATGGTTACCTCGGCAGTTGTGTCAACAATTGTGTTCACCCTGCCCCAGACAAAAGATAACTTCGCATATCAGCTGCTGATTATTGTTCCGATTTCAACGCTAACTTGGCTCGTCACGACTTTGGTGACCTCCCCTGTTTCAGAAGAGAGGTTAATTGCGTTCTATCAACGCATCCGACCGAATGGCGGCTGGTGGGGACGTATTCCTAGCCTCGCAAATGTCCAACCGATTGAAGAGAGTGGTATGCCAGCACTGCTCAACTGGGTGTTGGGTTCGGCATTTGTCTATTGCGCACTGTTTGGGTTCGGCAAATTGCTATTGGGATTTTACGGTGCTGGCGTCCTTTTTCTACTGATTGCGCTGGTCACAGGGGGGCTGGTCTATCGCGGACTGCCGGCTCGATAA
- a CDS encoding tetratricopeptide repeat protein has product MKHQHPVFILSILILLLIADAASSADDYFNHITVFSDGKITRFTQMPIRVHIAPVPIGIEGVETYLESFRYAMREWEAAADGQIQFQEVKATDNADIRVRWQRSGLTRIIDTALGKTGLTRLSETDFEVDMVLALREIGSAALLSPEKMRTVCLHELGHAIGLWGHSSDSVDVLFFAATAQRPTDRDKATLHKVYATPPYTPQHEAAIAILKVQIETNPKHVRSHYLLGTVNFDKDEMDAAIANFKACLALNPYFQQANEKLLLAYQKSGRREEALVQLQKMLNREASPEGYNIAGVIYYQSQKIDEAIAAFKSALQINPRYHPAKNNLHQLYREQGIAALVDETYPQAIAFFSEALQLDPTDSTLYSLTGEVYAKSGDHQNAIAEYKKALQFNPGATDAKQNLARSYNNFGVQLTQSQRWEEAIDAYQQARQLMPDLASMKTNLTDLYWKRANTFREKGNLDLAIEAYRELLEFDSGAIDAHGLLGDLYFQKRDYPQAIRAFNAVFTADPENAQARNNLIAVYHKYGQVLDNQRRYAQAIAQLEAGLALAPAHINLRLSLAYVYEHAKDFDNAGRVFEEILELEPDNLQAKTGLVNLQIQRGNYLLNRKKYTAALKVFESIPESDRGIGIYNTIGYLYLMKKQPLKALPAFDAALASDPRDKVAYHNLLSIESQFEAQLNRTDNSQMAVDNLALVRNSLVHCLIGRDEHLKAKAKYRAALALDLGDTEIKAILINTGIRLAKAFQKKKWPKNMKEVIRWIQEQAPDNSAVQQLLEDSP; this is encoded by the coding sequence ATGAAACATCAACACCCTGTTTTCATTCTCTCAATCCTGATACTGCTCCTGATTGCCGACGCTGCTTCTTCGGCGGACGACTATTTTAACCATATCACAGTTTTTTCCGACGGGAAAATTACCCGTTTCACCCAAATGCCGATCCGTGTCCATATAGCACCTGTGCCTATCGGCATTGAGGGGGTTGAAACGTATCTGGAAAGTTTCCGCTATGCCATGCGCGAATGGGAAGCTGCCGCTGATGGGCAGATACAATTCCAAGAGGTGAAGGCAACCGACAACGCAGACATTCGCGTGCGGTGGCAGCGGAGTGGATTGACGCGAATCATCGATACCGCACTCGGCAAAACGGGGCTCACCCGTCTCTCAGAGACTGATTTCGAGGTAGACATGGTTTTGGCGTTGCGAGAAATCGGTTCGGCGGCGCTGCTTTCGCCCGAAAAGATGCGAACCGTTTGTCTCCATGAACTTGGACATGCAATAGGACTTTGGGGACACAGCTCAGATTCAGTGGATGTGCTTTTCTTCGCAGCAACGGCACAACGCCCGACGGATCGAGATAAGGCGACACTGCACAAAGTCTACGCGACTCCACCCTACACGCCTCAACATGAAGCTGCAATTGCAATTCTCAAAGTACAGATTGAAACCAATCCAAAACACGTCCGGAGCCACTATCTCCTCGGCACTGTCAATTTCGATAAAGACGAAATGGACGCAGCGATTGCAAATTTCAAAGCCTGTTTAGCGCTTAATCCGTACTTTCAGCAAGCCAACGAAAAACTGCTTCTTGCCTATCAGAAAAGCGGACGTAGAGAGGAAGCACTCGTCCAGCTTCAAAAGATGCTCAATCGGGAGGCATCGCCAGAGGGGTATAACATCGCCGGCGTGATATACTATCAAAGTCAGAAAATTGACGAAGCTATCGCAGCTTTCAAGAGCGCGCTCCAGATTAACCCTCGCTATCATCCAGCCAAAAATAATCTACATCAACTCTATCGTGAGCAGGGTATCGCTGCCCTAGTAGATGAAACTTATCCGCAAGCAATTGCGTTTTTTTCAGAAGCACTCCAACTTGACCCGACAGATTCGACACTATATAGTCTGACAGGTGAGGTCTACGCAAAAAGCGGGGATCACCAAAACGCAATTGCAGAGTACAAAAAAGCATTGCAATTTAATCCCGGTGCCACAGATGCCAAGCAAAATCTCGCTCGGTCCTACAACAATTTCGGTGTACAGTTGACTCAATCCCAACGTTGGGAGGAAGCGATTGATGCCTATCAGCAGGCCCGCCAATTGATGCCCGATCTTGCCAGTATGAAAACCAATCTGACGGATTTGTACTGGAAGCGGGCGAACACATTTCGCGAAAAGGGAAATTTAGATCTGGCTATTGAAGCCTATCGTGAACTTCTTGAGTTTGATTCGGGTGCCATTGATGCTCACGGTTTGCTAGGGGATTTATATTTCCAAAAACGAGACTACCCGCAGGCAATCCGCGCATTCAATGCGGTTTTCACTGCCGATCCGGAGAATGCACAAGCGCGGAACAACCTGATCGCGGTCTATCATAAATACGGGCAAGTACTCGACAATCAAAGGCGTTACGCCCAAGCGATTGCACAGCTTGAAGCGGGACTCGCGTTAGCCCCAGCACACATCAACCTTCGCTTGAGCCTCGCGTATGTCTACGAACATGCAAAGGATTTCGACAACGCGGGGAGGGTGTTTGAAGAGATTTTGGAACTTGAGCCAGATAATCTTCAAGCCAAAACGGGGTTGGTCAATCTTCAGATTCAACGCGGGAACTATCTTCTAAACCGAAAGAAATATACGGCAGCGCTCAAGGTGTTTGAAAGTATCCCAGAATCCGATCGGGGTATAGGAATCTATAATACGATTGGGTATCTTTATTTGATGAAGAAACAACCCCTGAAAGCATTGCCAGCGTTTGATGCGGCACTCGCCAGCGATCCACGGGACAAAGTTGCTTACCACAATCTCCTGAGTATTGAGTCGCAGTTTGAGGCGCAACTGAACCGTACTGATAATTCCCAAATGGCGGTGGATAATCTTGCACTTGTGCGAAATAGCCTCGTGCACTGCTTAATCGGCCGCGATGAACATCTCAAAGCGAAAGCGAAATACCGCGCTGCATTAGCCCTGGATCTCGGTGATACGGAAATTAAAGCAATCCTTATTAACACCGGTATTCGTCTTGCAAAAGCATTCCAGAAAAAGAAATGGCCCAA